Proteins from one Triticum aestivum cultivar Chinese Spring chromosome 7A, IWGSC CS RefSeq v2.1, whole genome shotgun sequence genomic window:
- the LOC123154303 gene encoding NDR1/HIN1-like protein 26 codes for MSLITDDPDRSPRDCVAARRHHSGRRRRRLLIVAASAVALLLAMAIILWLTLLPSSPRFRLLSATASTNATGGMGTVLLDAALVAHNPNAHALALYDGLRARASYAGLELAAAAPIPPFQQAQGDIVLSAALSSSSAAEETTAGGRSPTLLTLRLEGRLRWKVAVWVSSSRTLAAECVTAAISPSQPRAVVVQDCQCATTIG; via the coding sequence ATGTCCCTCATCACCGATGATCCCGACCGCTCCCCGAGGGACTGCGTGGCGGCCAGGCGCCACCACTCCGGCAGGCGCCGGCGCCGGCTGCTGATCGTGGCGGCGTCAGCGGTGGCGTTGCTGCTGGCCATGGCCATCATACTCTGGCTCACCCTCCTTCCTTCCAGCCCGCGGTTCAGGCTGctgtccgccaccgcctccacgaACGCCACCGGGGGCATGGGCACCGTGCTGCTCGACGCGGCCCTCGTCGCTCACAACCCCAACGCGCACGCCCTCGCGCTCTATGACGGCCTCCGGGCGCGCGCGTCCTACGCGGGactcgagctcgccgccgccgcgccgatcCCGCCGTTCCAGCAGGCCCAGGGCGACATCGTGCTCTCCGCCGCGCTCTCCtcgtcctcggcggcggaggaAACGACGGCGGGCGGGCGGTCGCCGACGCTGCTGACGCTGCGCCTGGAGGGGCGGCTTCGGTGGAAGGTGGCCGTCTGGGTGTCCAGCAGCCGCACCCTCGCTGCCGAGTGCGTCACCGCCGCCATCTCGCCGTCGCAGCCCAGGGCCGTCGTCGTGCAGGACTGTCAGTGCGCCACCACCATCGGATGA
- the LOC123148859 gene encoding disease resistance protein PIK6-NP: MCPSPPTVFDFDVQELDQEEREAKATLRAMDPATAAMGSLLPKLFELLHGEYKLQKGVKKDVQFLEREMRSIDAALRKVAMVPRDKLDDNSKIWANDVRELAYEMEDVVERFMVGVQGFEPAANPDGFKGFVKKVASLFTKGKARHQIADAIKGIKDQVQQVADRRDRYKIDDVETTLLAASTMVDPLDPRLMVQFKDQRELVGIEGPRDELIKRLAGEDGCVSRQQLKILSIFGFGGLGKTTLARAVYDKIQAEFVCKAFVSVGQKPNLKNVLVGILLRIDKASCHNVTLLDEVLLIEKLRELLTNKRYLIIIDDIWDMSSWDIIKCVFTDSKCGSRVITTTRIFEVAKEAGDIYKQEPLSPGRSKELFCMRLSIGKSKSPYHESVKISEKILQKCGGIPLAIITIASLLASKPVTDWPGVYDSIGFGNEDNKEVDTTRKILLYSYYDLPYYPRLCLLHLGIYPEDYEIKKDTLIWKWVAEGYVREEPGKGLFEVGERYLNMLIDRSMIQAVERPYHSIIYACRVHDLVLDMIHFLSEDESFVTASNSNMTSPRTTSRRLAINNEIIEQDGSVANMSMKQVRLYSATMCHFSTLPVLSNFKALRVLALEDCTFMGSERSVKPEDSPYHLNYLGRLIHLRYLGFSDRLVGFSLPGISMPLILEVPEEIGDLWFLQVLDLGRTGIKKLPQTVGRLTQLKCLRFGGSSMEVLDCTNLTSLEELQLHLVSPDFLKGLAKLKELRKFSLHFEEEHGNMLFKDLMGHVANLQKLQVIMVTCRHRPYPQPWSDYTGSVTLGHLRHLTVNGLLPGLPVWINSSCLPNLCHLYMELTAMKSQDMEILGRFSELITLTVLLYDYMAFPNAMEEGAFPKLRYLELKNFNQPRFVLGAMSSLECFRIIIGLEGTNGWDFHSLVNLPRLEKVDAEILGNTTMGINEDELQAHESLKQAHASLKHAVEIHPNHPALKLQIYHS, from the exons ATGTGCCCATCTCCGCCAACAGTGTTTGACTTTGACGTACAAGAACTAGACCAAGAAGAGAGAGAAGCGAAAGCCACCCTTCGAGCCATGGACCCCGCGACGGCGGCCATGGGCTCCCTCCTCCCCAAGCTGTTCGAGCTCCTCCACGGAGAATACAAGCTGCAGAAGGGCGTGAAGAAAGATGTACAATTTCTCGAGAGGGAGATGAGGAGCATAGACGCCGCCCTCCGCAAAGTGGCCATGGTGCCGCGCGACAAGCTCGACGACAACTCCAAGATCTGGGCCAATGATGTCAGGGAGCTGGCATACGAGATGGAGGATGTGGTTGAGCGCTTCATGGTGGGCGTCCAGGGCTTTGAGCCCGCCGCTAACCCCGACGGCTTCAAAGGGTTCGTGAAGAAGGTGGCCAGCTTGTTCACAAAAGGCAAGGCGCGCCACCAGATCGCCGATGCAATCAAAGGCATCAAGGATCAGGTCCAGCAGGTGGCGGATCGACGCGACCGGTACAAGATTGATGATGTTGAGACAACTCTACTAGCTGCTTCAACCATGGTTGACCCTCTGGACCCTCGCTTGATGGTTCAGTTCAAAGATCAGAGAGAGCTTGTTGGCATCGAGGGGCCAAGAGACGAGCTAATCAAGAGGCTGGCAGGTGAAGATGGTTGTGTGTCCAGGCAGCAGCTCAAGATCCTCTCGATCTTCGGATTTGGAGGACTTGGCAAGACAACCCTTGCCAGAGCAGTTTACGACAAGATACAAGCAGAATTCGTATGTAAGGCTTTTGTTTCGGTCGGTCAGAAGCCTAATCTGAAGAATGTTCTCGTAGGTATTCTCCTCCGAATTGACAAAGCCTCTTGTCACAATGTTACATTGTTAGATGAGGTGCTGCTCATTGAGAAACTCCGAGAACTGCTTACGAACAAGAG GTACCTTATCATAATTGATGATATATGGGATATGAGTTCATGGGATATAATCAAATGTGTTTTTACTGATAGTAAGTGTGGAAGCAGAGTAATCACAACTACTCGTATCTTTGAAGTGGCAAAAGAGGCTGGTGACATTTACAAGCAAGAACCTCTTTCTCCAGGTAGATCGAAGGAATTGTTCTGTATGAGATTGTCTATTGGCAAAAGCAAAAGTCCTTATCATGAATCAGTTAAGATATCTGAGAAGATATTGCAGAAATGTGGTGGCATACCGCTAGCTATCATTACAATAGCTAGCTTGTTGGCTAGTAAACCAGTAACAGATTGGCCTGGGGTCTATGACTCTATTGGTTTCGGGAATGAAGATAACAAAGAAGTGGATACCACAAGAAAGATATTGCTATATAGCTACTATGATCTTCCATATTATCCACGGCTTTGCCTATTGCACCTAGGCATATACCCCGAAGATTATGAGATAAAAAAGGACACTTTAATTTGGAAGTGGGTGGCTGAAGGATATGTCCGTGAGGAACCAGGAAAAGGATTATTTGAGGTTGGAGAGAGATACCTCAACATGCTCATAGACAGAAGCATGATCCAGGCAGTGGAGAGGCCATATCACAGCATCATATATGCTTGTCGTGTGCATGATTTGGTACTTGATATGATTCATTTTCTTTCAGAAGACGAAAGTTTTGTTACTGCATCGAACAGTAACATGACATCTCCACGTACCACTTCTCGTAGGTTGGCCATAAATAATGAAATCATAGAGCAGGATGGATCTGTCGCTAACATGAGCATGAAGCAGGTGAGGTTATATAGTGCCACCATGTGTCACTTTAGTACGTTGCCAGTGCTTTCAAACTTTAAAGCTCTACGTGTGTTGGCTTTAGAAGACTGCACTTTCATGGGAAGTGagcgctctgtgaagccggaagattctCCTTATCATCTTAATTATCTTGGGAGGCTGATTCACCTGAGGTACCTTGGGTTCTCAGACCGGCTGGTTGGGTTCTCCCTGCCTGGGATCTCCATGCCGCTTATCTTAGAGGTCCCTGAAGAAATAGGGGATTTATGGTTTTTGCAAGTACTGGACTTGGGCAGAACTGGCATTAAAAAACTGCCTCAAACTGTTGGTCGGCTAACGCAATTGAAGTGCCTGCGCTTTGGCGGTTCCAGTATGGAGGTGTTGGACTGCACGAATTTAACATCCCTAGAAGAGCTACAGTTGCACCTTGTCTCTCCAGATTTTCTGAAAGGGCTTGCCAAGCTAAAGGAGTTGAGAAAGTTTAGCCTACACTTTGAAGAGGAGCACGGTAATATGTTGTTCAAAGATTTGATGGGACATGTTGCCAATCTACAAAAACTTCAAGTCATAATGGTTACTTGTAGGCATCGACCGTATCCTCAGCCTTGGTCCGATTACACTGGCTCTGTGACCCTTGGGCACCTCCGTCATCTGACAGTGAATGGCCTGCTTCCTGGGCTACCAGTGTGGATTAACTCCTCATGCCTCCCGAACCTCTGCCACTTGTATATGGAACTGACGGCTATGAAATCGCAGGATATGGAGATCCTCGGGAGATTCTCAGAGCTCATTACTCTCACCGTTCTTCTCTATGATTACATGGCTTTTCCTAACGCCATGGAGGAGGGTGCATTCCCCAAGTTGAGATACTTGGAACTGAAGAATTTTAACCAACCCAGATTTGTACTGGGAGCAATGTCCAGCCTTGAGTGTTTTAGGATAATAATCGGCCTGGAAGGGACCAATGGCTGGGACTTCCATAGCCTGGTGAACCTCCCTCGTCTTGAGAAAGTTGATGCTGAAATCCTAGGCAACACTACCATGGGTATCAACGAAGACGAGTTGCAGGCACATGAGTCGTTGAAGCAGGCACATGCATCGTTGAAGCATGCAGTTGAGATCCATCCCAATCATCCCGCACTCAAG TTGCAGATTTATCATAGTTGA